The following are encoded together in the Terriglobia bacterium genome:
- the queC gene encoding 7-cyano-7-deazaguanine synthase QueC: protein MTGSRLRSVVLLSGGMDSCVCAALAARDTDVAALHVSYGQRTEVRERRAFDAICDRLGIRRRLVVRNDVLSQVGGSALTDLEIQVPEAKPEIGFGHVPVTYVPFRNAHFLSAAVSWAEVLDADQIYIGAVEQDSSGYPDCRPAYYQAFNEVIKTGTRDGKIKIVTPLIAMRKAEIVKLGLDLGAPFDLTWSCYSQEEAACGVCESCVLRLRAFAEAGAPDPIPYASQAAGHRI, encoded by the coding sequence TTGACCGGTTCCAGGCTGCGGTCGGTGGTGCTATTGAGCGGGGGTATGGACTCCTGCGTGTGTGCCGCCCTGGCGGCGCGCGATACGGACGTTGCGGCGCTGCATGTCAGTTACGGCCAGCGAACGGAAGTTCGCGAACGGCGGGCGTTCGACGCAATCTGTGACCGCCTGGGAATCCGCCGTCGGCTCGTCGTCCGCAATGACGTTCTGAGCCAAGTTGGAGGCTCGGCCCTGACGGACCTGGAAATCCAGGTGCCTGAGGCCAAGCCGGAAATTGGATTCGGGCATGTTCCCGTGACTTACGTTCCTTTCCGCAACGCGCACTTTTTGTCGGCGGCGGTGAGCTGGGCGGAGGTCCTGGATGCCGATCAGATTTACATTGGTGCGGTGGAGCAGGACAGCTCGGGGTATCCCGATTGCCGTCCCGCGTACTACCAGGCGTTCAATGAGGTGATCAAGACCGGCACGCGCGACGGCAAGATCAAGATCGTGACTCCGCTGATCGCCATGCGCAAAGCGGAGATTGTGAAGCTCGGGCTGGATTTGGGCGCGCCGTTTGATTTGACCTGGTCGTGTTATAGCCAGGAAGAGGCCGCGTGCGGCGTTTGCGAAAGTTGCGTGCTGCGATTGCGGGCTTTTGCTGAAGCTGGGGCCCCTGACCCGATTCCGTACGCGTCCCAGGCCGCAGGACATAGAATATAG
- a CDS encoding radical SAM protein, translated as MQITEIYRSLQGESSFTGIPCVFVRLTACNLRCRWCDSEYTFTGGKKMSADEVEREVERLAPSGLVEITGGEPMLQERELVPLMERLLARGYTLLLETSGERPLESVPPAVHKIVDVKCPGSGEGASFRMSNLDSISARDEVKFVISGREDYEFARDFTRQHGLETKAGSVIFSPVFRKDPSAQRDASNCELDPRQLTEWILQDGLNVRLGLQIHKFIWEPATKGV; from the coding sequence ATGCAGATCACAGAAATCTACCGTTCCCTCCAGGGCGAATCCTCTTTCACCGGGATCCCCTGCGTGTTCGTGCGTCTCACGGCGTGCAATCTGCGTTGCCGCTGGTGTGACAGCGAATACACCTTCACGGGTGGCAAGAAAATGTCTGCCGACGAAGTAGAGCGCGAGGTGGAGCGCTTGGCGCCTTCGGGTCTGGTGGAAATCACCGGCGGCGAGCCGATGCTGCAAGAGCGCGAACTTGTCCCCCTGATGGAGCGCCTGCTCGCCCGTGGCTACACCCTGCTGCTGGAGACCAGCGGCGAGCGTCCCTTGGAAAGCGTCCCGCCGGCCGTGCACAAGATCGTGGACGTGAAGTGTCCCGGGTCGGGAGAAGGGGCATCGTTTCGCATGAGCAATCTGGATTCGATCTCCGCGCGCGATGAAGTCAAATTCGTCATCTCCGGCCGTGAGGACTACGAGTTTGCCCGCGACTTCACCCGCCAGCATGGGTTAGAGACCAAAGCCGGCTCGGTCATCTTTTCTCCTGTCTTCCGGAAAGATCCCAGCGCGCAGCGCGACGCTTCCAATTGTGAGCTTGATCCCCGCCAGTTGACGGAGTGGATCCTTCAGGATGGCTTGAACGTGCGACTGGGACTGCAGATACACAAGTTCATCTGGGAACCCGCCACCAAAGGCGTGTGA
- the queD gene encoding 6-carboxytetrahydropterin synthase QueD, which yields MYEVTVEDSFAAGHYLRNYKGKCENPHGHNYKVRVTLRGAELDKAGLLLDFRDLKEVMKHVIDRLDHQMLNDIDPFKVLNPSAENLAKYFYDEAGARMKAVTQGRVTIKDVTIWETDTTTARYSE from the coding sequence ATGTACGAAGTCACGGTAGAAGACTCATTTGCCGCGGGACACTACTTGCGCAACTACAAAGGCAAGTGTGAGAACCCGCACGGCCACAATTACAAAGTCCGCGTGACTTTGCGCGGCGCGGAGCTGGATAAGGCCGGCTTGCTGCTGGATTTCAGAGACCTCAAGGAAGTCATGAAGCATGTGATTGACCGGCTGGACCATCAGATGCTCAACGATATTGACCCGTTCAAGGTTCTCAATCCTTCGGCGGAAAATCTGGCCAAGTATTTTTACGACGAAGCCGGCGCGCGGATGAAGGCCGTCACCCAGGGACGCGTAACCATCAAAGACGTCACCATCTGGGAGACGGACACCACCACCGCGCGATATTCGGAGTGA
- a CDS encoding ATP-dependent DNA helicase codes for MSSFPQPGTSAGNQSAKRLLPTLHQFFAPGGMLSQAHPNYEFRRGQLQMAEAVEKALQDRRHLLVEAGTGTGKTLAYLLPVIRSGKRVIISTGTKNLQEQLFFKDIPFLEQLLGPLRVCYMKGRNNYLCRQKLYDLTEQPVLNGLQEIEQYRQIAEWEPETQSGDRAELKDLPENNQLWQKLDARTERCTGQKCAQWERCFITEMHRRAMESDIVIVNHHLFFADLALRQTGAPDAGILPEFNAVIFDEAHELEDVAGSYFGVSVSNLRFEELARDVEFTLQRKQAASAGLLQALGKLRERARFFFGVLPTGEGRFAFRDRDGFLEKHGDDYDSVMQSLQRVFSELEVLPKKPDEVFNLARRTQELQAQLAFIMESQDKNTVFWIEYRGEARRGRGGQSHVVLQAAPIDVSQILKKTLFEPLETAVLTSATLAVAGAEDHGKFEYIRQRVGLDHARELVVPSHFDYKRQAILYVPPDLPDPRSTIFGNRAAEKIRRLLEITQGRAFCLFTSYAQMHDIHDRLLGELPYPMLLQGSAPKNALLEEFRLTPNAVLFATASFWQGVDVQGEQLSCVIIDRLPFAVPNDPVVAARIRAVDSSGGNAFFDYQVPAAVISLKQGFGRLIRSVKDRGVLALLDNRVLKQRYGRVFLESLPGYSTTQDLGDVEQFFSR; via the coding sequence ATGTCTTCCTTCCCTCAACCCGGAACATCTGCTGGAAATCAGTCCGCGAAAAGACTCCTGCCCACTTTGCACCAGTTCTTTGCTCCGGGAGGAATGCTGAGCCAGGCGCATCCGAATTACGAATTTCGACGTGGTCAATTGCAGATGGCGGAAGCCGTGGAGAAAGCCCTGCAAGACCGCCGCCACCTGCTGGTGGAAGCCGGCACCGGTACCGGCAAAACGCTGGCCTACCTGCTGCCGGTGATTCGCAGCGGCAAGCGCGTGATCATCTCCACCGGCACCAAGAACCTGCAGGAACAACTGTTCTTCAAAGATATTCCTTTTCTTGAACAACTCCTGGGCCCGCTGCGCGTCTGCTACATGAAAGGCCGCAATAATTATCTCTGCCGGCAGAAGCTCTACGACCTCACCGAGCAGCCGGTGCTGAACGGCCTGCAGGAGATTGAACAGTACCGGCAGATCGCCGAATGGGAGCCGGAGACGCAGTCCGGCGACCGCGCCGAGCTGAAGGACCTTCCGGAGAACAACCAGCTCTGGCAGAAGCTGGACGCGCGAACCGAGCGCTGCACCGGCCAGAAGTGCGCGCAATGGGAACGCTGCTTCATCACGGAGATGCATCGGCGAGCGATGGAGAGCGACATTGTCATCGTGAACCATCATCTGTTCTTCGCCGACCTGGCCCTGCGCCAGACGGGCGCGCCGGACGCCGGCATTCTCCCGGAATTCAATGCCGTGATCTTTGACGAAGCCCATGAACTGGAAGACGTGGCCGGCAGCTATTTCGGCGTCAGCGTGAGCAACCTGCGCTTTGAAGAGCTGGCCCGCGACGTGGAATTCACCCTGCAGCGCAAGCAGGCTGCTTCGGCCGGGCTGTTGCAGGCGCTGGGCAAGCTGCGCGAGCGGGCGCGTTTCTTCTTTGGCGTGCTGCCCACGGGCGAAGGCCGCTTTGCTTTTCGTGATCGCGATGGTTTTCTGGAAAAACATGGCGATGATTACGATTCGGTCATGCAGTCGCTGCAGCGAGTCTTCTCCGAACTGGAGGTCCTGCCCAAAAAGCCCGACGAAGTCTTCAACCTGGCCCGTCGCACGCAGGAATTGCAGGCGCAACTGGCGTTCATCATGGAGTCGCAAGACAAGAACACGGTGTTCTGGATTGAGTATCGCGGCGAAGCGCGGCGCGGTCGCGGCGGACAATCCCACGTGGTGCTGCAAGCCGCGCCCATTGATGTCTCGCAGATTCTGAAGAAGACGTTGTTTGAGCCGCTGGAAACCGCCGTGCTAACCTCGGCCACTCTGGCCGTGGCCGGCGCGGAAGACCATGGCAAGTTTGAGTACATTCGCCAGCGCGTCGGCCTGGACCACGCCCGCGAACTGGTAGTGCCTTCGCACTTTGATTACAAGCGCCAGGCGATCCTGTATGTCCCGCCGGACCTGCCTGATCCGCGTTCCACCATCTTCGGCAACCGCGCCGCGGAAAAGATCCGCCGCCTGCTGGAGATCACCCAGGGCCGCGCGTTTTGCCTGTTCACCAGCTACGCCCAGATGCATGACATTCATGACCGCCTGCTGGGCGAGCTGCCTTATCCCATGCTGCTGCAAGGCTCGGCGCCCAAGAACGCGCTGCTGGAAGAATTTCGCCTCACGCCCAACGCCGTGCTCTTTGCTACCGCATCTTTCTGGCAGGGCGTGGACGTACAAGGCGAACAACTGAGCTGCGTGATCATTGACCGCTTGCCCTTCGCCGTGCCCAATGATCCCGTGGTGGCCGCGCGCATCCGCGCCGTGGACTCCAGCGGAGGCAACGCCTTCTTCGATTACCAGGTGCCTGCGGCGGTCATCTCGCTCAAGCAGGGCTTCGGCCGGCTGATCCGCTCGGTGAAAGACCGCGGCGTTCTGGCGCTGCTGGACAACCGAGTCCTCAAGCAGCGCTACGGCCGCGTCTTCCTGGAAAGTTTGCCGGGCTACTCGACGACCCAGGACTTGGGGGACGTGGAGCAGTTCTTCTCGCGCTGA
- the der gene encoding ribosome biogenesis GTPase Der — protein sequence MLPVATFQPSVNNPVKTRVPLLAIVGRPNVGKSTLFNRLIGRRRAIVGDEPGITRDRLYGEINWLGRLLRVVDTGGIVPDDKALIPAEIFRQARVALEEADAVVMVVDARTELASPDMELARLLQRLGKPLFLAVNKVDTAKQQAAAENFRTLGIREVFPIAAEHALGTTELLDAILAVVPVVTASAEADAATKDHPNQRGAQSKARRQVEEAPETGEEFVPKPSGGAAEEPESSEAEAPEVVEKETKVAIIGHPNVGKSTLLNILTGSSRAIVSPIAGTTRDAIDELIEKDGHTYRFIDTAGIRRKGKTHLMAEKMSVVMARKHLEAADVALLVIDAVEGVNSLDANIGGYAHESGRSVIIVVNKWDLVGPGRKDGKPPADRKVYEERARHALKFLEYAPMLFVSATEGKSIDKIFRALELVSAERRKRITTGQMNRFLESVDFDRAGVPHRQKVKVFYMTQAHVSPPTFILFTDKDVKLHFSYERFLENQIRKAFGFVGTPIWIKNRPRKKVELKPQKRRRR from the coding sequence ATTCTGCCGGTTGCAACGTTTCAACCTTCAGTGAATAACCCTGTCAAAACTCGTGTTCCTTTGCTGGCCATCGTGGGCCGGCCCAACGTGGGCAAGTCCACGCTGTTCAACCGTCTGATTGGACGGCGGCGCGCCATTGTGGGCGACGAGCCGGGCATCACGCGCGACCGCCTATACGGTGAGATCAACTGGCTGGGGCGCCTCCTTCGCGTGGTGGATACCGGCGGCATTGTTCCCGACGACAAAGCGCTGATCCCCGCGGAAATCTTCCGCCAGGCCCGCGTGGCCCTGGAAGAAGCCGACGCCGTGGTGATGGTGGTGGACGCTCGCACCGAACTCGCCTCACCGGACATGGAACTGGCGCGCCTGTTGCAGCGTCTGGGCAAGCCGCTTTTTCTGGCGGTGAACAAAGTGGATACAGCCAAACAGCAAGCGGCGGCGGAGAACTTCAGGACGCTGGGCATTCGTGAGGTGTTTCCCATCGCCGCCGAACACGCGCTGGGGACTACGGAGTTGCTCGATGCGATTCTGGCAGTGGTTCCCGTAGTAACTGCCAGCGCTGAGGCGGACGCTGCGACCAAGGACCATCCCAACCAGCGCGGAGCACAGTCCAAAGCGCGGCGCCAAGTTGAAGAGGCGCCGGAGACGGGCGAAGAATTCGTGCCTAAGCCTTCCGGCGGCGCGGCAGAGGAACCCGAGTCATCGGAAGCCGAAGCGCCTGAAGTCGTGGAGAAAGAAACCAAGGTGGCGATCATCGGCCATCCCAACGTGGGCAAATCAACGTTGCTCAACATTCTCACGGGCAGTTCGCGGGCCATTGTGTCACCCATCGCCGGGACCACACGTGACGCGATTGACGAGCTGATCGAAAAAGACGGACACACTTACCGCTTCATTGACACGGCCGGGATTCGCCGCAAAGGCAAGACCCACCTGATGGCGGAGAAAATGTCGGTGGTCATGGCACGTAAACACCTTGAGGCCGCCGACGTCGCTCTGCTGGTGATTGACGCGGTGGAAGGCGTGAACTCCCTGGACGCCAACATCGGCGGCTACGCGCATGAGAGCGGGCGCTCCGTGATTATTGTGGTGAACAAGTGGGACTTGGTCGGCCCGGGACGCAAAGACGGCAAGCCTCCGGCCGACCGCAAGGTTTACGAGGAGCGAGCGCGCCACGCCCTGAAGTTTTTGGAATACGCGCCCATGCTTTTTGTGTCGGCCACGGAGGGCAAGAGCATAGACAAGATTTTCCGCGCGCTGGAGCTGGTGTCCGCCGAGAGGCGCAAGCGCATCACCACCGGACAGATGAACCGGTTTCTGGAATCCGTCGACTTCGACCGCGCTGGCGTGCCGCACCGGCAAAAGGTCAAAGTCTTTTACATGACCCAGGCGCACGTCTCGCCGCCGACTTTTATTCTGTTCACCGATAAAGACGTGAAGCTGCACTTTTCCTACGAGCGGTTTCTGGAAAATCAGATCCGCAAAGCGTTTGGCTTTGTCGGCACGCCGATTTGGATCAAGAACCGTCCAAGGAAGAAAGTTGAATTAAAGCCCCAAAAAAGAAGACGCCGCTAA
- the trmFO gene encoding methylenetetrahydrofolate--tRNA-(uracil(54)-C(5))-methyltransferase (FADH(2)-oxidizing) TrmFO, with translation MTQSRASRITIIGAGLAGCEAAWQCALRGVDVELHEMRPVKSTPAHQTSKFAELVCSNSLKSESENTAPWLLKEEMRRAGSLLIKLAQETSVPAGHALAVDRDAFAARVTEAISAEPRIKVIREEVTRIDENDGLTVVATGPLTSDALSQEIARLSGSDHLYFYDSISPIVEADSIDMSRVYLAARYGKGTADYINCPLTQEEYDRFLDALIAAQPVEGHDWEKLNYFEGCLPIEEIARRGRDTLRFGPMKPVGLEDPRTGKRPYAVVQLRQENLRADSYNLVGFQNHLKFGEQARVLRLIPGLENARFLRYGQIHRNTYINAPTLLTDLLNMKQHPNVFFVGQISGVEGYTESIAMGMLAGMHAARIAQGLPPLAPPRETAMGSLVHYLCHAEAKHFQPANITFDLLPQLDEATRRRVRDKKLRHKMVCENALKALASWLQPGVHSAPSHAATPVTY, from the coding sequence ATCACACAATCGCGAGCATCCAGAATAACGATCATCGGCGCCGGACTCGCCGGCTGCGAAGCCGCCTGGCAATGCGCCCTCCGCGGCGTGGACGTGGAACTGCACGAGATGCGTCCCGTGAAATCCACGCCCGCGCACCAGACCAGCAAGTTCGCCGAGCTCGTCTGCTCCAACTCGCTCAAATCAGAAAGCGAAAACACCGCGCCCTGGTTGCTGAAGGAAGAAATGCGCCGCGCGGGATCGCTGCTGATCAAGCTGGCGCAGGAAACATCTGTCCCTGCCGGCCACGCGCTGGCCGTGGATCGCGATGCGTTCGCCGCGCGCGTGACGGAAGCAATTTCCGCGGAGCCGCGCATCAAGGTCATTCGCGAAGAAGTCACGCGCATTGACGAAAACGACGGACTCACGGTGGTGGCCACCGGCCCGCTGACTTCCGATGCCTTGTCGCAAGAGATTGCGCGGCTTTCCGGCAGCGATCATCTCTACTTCTACGATTCCATCAGCCCCATCGTGGAAGCCGATTCCATTGACATGTCGCGCGTGTATCTTGCGGCGCGCTACGGCAAAGGCACCGCCGACTACATCAATTGCCCGCTCACCCAAGAAGAATACGACCGCTTCCTGGACGCGCTCATCGCCGCGCAGCCGGTGGAAGGCCACGACTGGGAAAAGCTGAATTATTTTGAAGGCTGCCTGCCCATCGAAGAAATCGCCCGCCGTGGCCGAGACACGCTGCGCTTTGGTCCCATGAAGCCCGTGGGTCTGGAAGACCCGCGCACCGGCAAGCGGCCCTATGCTGTGGTGCAGTTGCGGCAGGAAAACCTGCGCGCCGATTCCTACAACCTGGTGGGATTTCAAAATCACCTGAAATTCGGCGAGCAGGCACGAGTGCTGCGGCTCATCCCCGGCCTGGAGAACGCCAGGTTTCTGCGCTACGGACAGATCCATCGCAACACTTATATCAACGCGCCAACGCTGCTGACTGATCTGCTCAACATGAAGCAGCACCCGAACGTCTTCTTCGTCGGACAGATCTCCGGCGTGGAAGGCTATACCGAGTCCATCGCCATGGGCATGCTGGCGGGGATGCACGCTGCGCGCATCGCGCAAGGGCTGCCGCCGCTGGCGCCACCGCGGGAAACCGCGATGGGATCGTTGGTGCACTACCTCTGCCACGCGGAAGCCAAGCACTTCCAGCCGGCCAACATCACGTTCGATCTTCTTCCGCAACTCGATGAGGCCACGCGCCGGCGGGTTCGCGACAAAAAGCTGCGCCACAAAATGGTTTGTGAAAATGCGTTGAAAGCTCTGGCATCATGGCTTCAACCTGGCGTACACTCGGCTCCCAGCCATGCCGCCACGCCTGTCACCTATTGA
- a CDS encoding GNAT family N-acetyltransferase, protein MLSIRNATALDAPLVLDFIRRLAEYEREPDAVVATEADLVRDGFGPDPKYRCLIAEWDGKPAGFAFFFFNYSTWLGKPGLYLEDLFVLPEMRGHGIGKALLQKLAQIAVAENCYGMRWQVLEWNEPALKFYDTLGATIMDEWETMRLMEPALSKLAKGGDSSSAEQSRKKAESQSKRGMHAGGVQE, encoded by the coding sequence ATGCTCTCGATTCGCAACGCTACCGCGCTCGATGCACCGCTGGTCCTGGATTTCATCCGCCGCCTGGCCGAATACGAGCGCGAGCCCGACGCCGTGGTGGCCACAGAAGCCGACCTGGTGCGCGACGGCTTTGGCCCTGACCCCAAGTATCGCTGCCTCATCGCCGAATGGGACGGCAAGCCCGCCGGCTTCGCATTTTTCTTCTTCAACTACTCCACCTGGCTGGGCAAGCCCGGTCTCTATCTGGAAGATCTGTTCGTGCTGCCGGAGATGCGCGGCCACGGCATTGGCAAGGCCCTGTTGCAAAAGCTGGCGCAGATTGCCGTGGCCGAAAACTGCTACGGCATGCGCTGGCAGGTGCTGGAGTGGAACGAGCCAGCGCTCAAGTTCTATGACACTCTGGGCGCCACCATCATGGACGAATGGGAGACCATGCGTTTGATGGAGCCCGCGCTGTCAAAGCTGGCGAAGGGCGGCGACTCATCTTCTGCGGAACAAAGTCGAAAAAAGGCCGAATCACAGTCGAAGCGGGGAATGCACGCTGGCGGTGTTCAAGAATGA
- a CDS encoding NAD-dependent epimerase/dehydratase family protein: protein MKVLLIGGSGFIGPATAAALQKSGHQLTVFHRGKTRAPEGAEEIRGDRQFLQDYQLEFRRQKFDVVVDFVLSSGRQAQQLMDTFRHITGRVIALSSMDVYRAWGVFYGHESGDLQEMPVNEDSALRTNPQTYPPEVLKKVRVMLPWLDEHYDKVSVEREILGDQALPGTVLRLPMVYGPGDYGHRFRAVLKRIDDGRRQIIFADDVAAWRTPRGYVEDVGAAVALAVASPQSAGRIYNVCETESFSELDWARRIAAGAGWTGEFVVLPHDRTPKHLLMPGNTAQHLVVSSERIRKKLGYQEVVSRDEAIRRTIAWERANPPAASLVPFDYPAEDEALRQFRMTA, encoded by the coding sequence ATGAAAGTTCTTCTCATCGGAGGCAGCGGTTTCATCGGCCCTGCGACGGCGGCTGCGCTGCAAAAGAGTGGACACCAGCTCACCGTGTTTCATCGTGGCAAGACCCGGGCGCCCGAAGGCGCGGAAGAGATTCGGGGCGATCGCCAGTTTCTTCAGGACTACCAGCTCGAGTTCCGCCGGCAAAAATTTGACGTGGTCGTGGATTTCGTTCTCAGCTCAGGCCGCCAGGCGCAGCAGTTGATGGATACCTTCCGCCATATCACGGGGCGCGTGATCGCGCTCAGCAGCATGGACGTGTATCGGGCCTGGGGCGTGTTCTACGGTCATGAATCCGGGGACCTGCAGGAAATGCCCGTCAACGAAGACTCAGCTCTGCGGACAAACCCGCAGACGTACCCTCCAGAGGTGCTAAAAAAGGTGCGCGTGATGCTGCCCTGGCTGGACGAGCACTATGACAAGGTTTCAGTCGAACGGGAAATTCTGGGCGACCAGGCCTTGCCGGGCACGGTGTTGCGTTTGCCCATGGTCTATGGACCGGGCGACTATGGCCATCGTTTTCGCGCCGTGCTCAAGCGCATCGACGATGGCCGGAGGCAAATCATCTTTGCTGACGACGTAGCAGCATGGCGCACGCCACGCGGATACGTGGAAGACGTTGGCGCGGCCGTCGCGCTCGCTGTGGCGTCACCCCAATCCGCCGGCAGGATTTACAACGTGTGTGAAACTGAATCGTTCAGCGAACTGGATTGGGCGCGAAGGATTGCTGCTGGCGCCGGCTGGACCGGCGAGTTCGTGGTGCTGCCGCATGACCGCACTCCAAAACATTTGCTCATGCCGGGCAACACCGCGCAACATCTGGTCGTGTCCTCAGAGCGCATCCGCAAAAAGCTTGGCTACCAGGAGGTAGTGTCGCGAGACGAAGCCATTCGCCGTACGATTGCTTGGGAACGCGCCAATCCGCCGGCCGCTTCGCTTGTTCCCTTTGACTACCCCGCGGAAGACGAGGCTCTGAGACAATTCAGGATGACCGCTTGA
- a CDS encoding PilZ domain-containing protein translates to MATRSSLRRRVVLPVTIIRNDGTQRQLAHTLDVTSDSARLAGLYLDIEPGEVIEILRGTARTKFRVFWVGAASTPLAGQIGTQCIVPGKNIWGVALPPDEPDNLNNPEQFRTSDPVVHSVHDADERRGHSRLECNAGASIQAPGIKHPIYARITDISEGGVYVTTATVLPQNTSVRLQMNIEGFLVEMPGVVKSSDAAIGMGIGFLNVAQEKQKKLALAIQGLKRKMAQSQREEPLDRLVIAPFSIAG, encoded by the coding sequence ATGGCAACAAGAAGCAGCCTTCGGAGACGGGTGGTCCTTCCGGTCACCATAATCCGAAACGACGGAACGCAACGGCAACTGGCCCACACATTGGACGTAACCTCAGACTCAGCCCGGCTGGCTGGGCTGTACCTGGACATTGAGCCGGGCGAAGTCATAGAAATACTTCGCGGCACGGCGCGGACCAAGTTTCGAGTTTTTTGGGTAGGAGCCGCCAGCACGCCCCTGGCAGGACAGATCGGCACGCAATGCATTGTCCCCGGCAAGAACATATGGGGCGTGGCGTTGCCTCCCGATGAGCCCGACAACCTTAACAATCCTGAACAATTTCGCACCAGCGATCCGGTGGTGCACTCCGTGCATGACGCCGATGAGCGGCGCGGCCATTCGCGGCTGGAATGCAACGCCGGGGCTTCCATTCAAGCGCCCGGAATCAAGCATCCCATCTACGCCCGGATCACTGACATATCCGAAGGCGGCGTCTATGTGACCACCGCCACGGTGCTGCCGCAGAACACTTCGGTCCGCCTGCAGATGAACATTGAAGGTTTTCTGGTGGAGATGCCGGGCGTGGTCAAGAGCAGCGACGCGGCCATCGGCATGGGCATTGGCTTCCTGAACGTGGCGCAGGAGAAACAAAAGAAGCTGGCCCTGGCCATTCAAGGGCTGAAGAGGAAGATGGCGCAATCCCAGCGGGAAGAACCACTTGATCGTCTGGTGATTGCACCTTTTTCAATCGCTGGTTAG